In Gopherus flavomarginatus isolate rGopFla2 chromosome 5, rGopFla2.mat.asm, whole genome shotgun sequence, one DNA window encodes the following:
- the LOC127052962 gene encoding gastricsin-like, with the protein MKWLIFALVCLHLSEGMVRIPLKKFKSMREVMKEKGVLRDYLKNHKSDPASKYFNNFAVTYEVLSNYLDMSYYGEISIGTPPKNFLVLFDTGSSNLWVPSIYCQSQACTTHTRFNPSDSSTYSSNGQTFSLQYGSGSLTGVFGYDTVTIQDVSITNQEFGLSETEPGTSFVYAQFDGILGLAFPAIAAGGATTVMQGLIQENLISASLFSFYLSGQEGIQDGGELLFGGIDSDLYSGQIVWTPVTQDAYWQIGIEGFSVDGQSSGWCSSGCQGIVDTGTSLLTAPQSIFSQLMEDIGAQENSDGEYVVSCSSIDSMPTISFTISETSFPLSPYAYVLQSDSTECVVGISPTYLPSQNGQPLWILGDVFLRSYYSVYDLGNSQVGFAPAA; encoded by the exons AATTCCCCTGAAGAAATTCAAATCCATGCGGGAGGTAATGAAGGAGAAGGGCGTACTCAGGGACTACCTGAAGAACCACAAGTCTGACCCAGCCAGCAAGTACTTCAACAACTTCGCTGTTACCTATGAGGTCCTGTCTAACTATCTGGAT ATGTCCTACTATGGGGAAATCAGTATTGGAACCCCACCCAAGAACTTCCTGGTTCTCTTCGACACCGGCTCATCCAACCTGTGGGTGCCCTCGATCTACTGCCAGAGCCAGGCCTGCA CCACCCACACTAGATTCAACCCCAGCGACTCCTCCACTTACTCTTCCAATGGACAGACCTTCTCTCTGCAGTACGGCAGTGGCAGTCTCACTGGAGTCTTTGGCTATGACACCGTGACA ATCCAGGACGTTTCCATCACAAACCAGGAGTTTGGCCTGAGTGAGACCGAGCCTGGCACCAGCTTTGTCTATGCTCAGTTCGATGGGATCCTCGGTCTGGCTTTCCCTGCTATTGCTGCTGGTGGTGCCACCACCGTGATGCAAGGTCTGATCCAGGAGAACCTCATCAGTGCCTCGCTCTTCAGCTTCTACCTGAGCGG GCAAGAGGGCATTCAGGATGGTGGCGAACTTCTCTTTGGAGGGATTGACTCCGATTTGTACTCTGGTCAGATTGTCTGGACGCCTGTCACCCAGGATGCTTATTGGCAAATTGGAATTGAAGG TTTCTCTGTTGATGGACAGTCCAGTGGCTGGTGTAGCAGTGGCTGCCAGGGGATTGTGGACACTGGAACTTCCCTCCTCACTGCTCCACAGTCAATCTTTTCGCAGCTGATGGAGGACATTGGCGCTCAGGAGAACAGCGACGGTGAG TATGTGGTTAGCTGCAGCAGCATTGACAGCATGCCTACCATCTCCTTCACAATCAGTGAAACCAGCTTCCCGCTGAGTCCCTATGCCTACGTGCTCCAG AGCGATAGCACCGAATGTGTCGTGGGTATCTCACCCACTTACCTGCCATCCCAGAACGGGCAGCCCCTCTGGATCCTGGGTGACGTCTTCCTCAGGTCATATTACTCTGTTTACGATCTCGGCAACAGTCAGGTGGGCTTTGCCCCAGCAGCATAA